The Mycolicibacterium boenickei genome has a segment encoding these proteins:
- a CDS encoding AurF N-oxygenase family protein — translation MARTKMVRRWRKNMDVSDDTQYVEMLSTLSEGSVRRNFNPYKDIEWDSPEFAVTPNDPRWILPATDPMGGHAWYQAQPVERQIQIGMWRQANVAKVGLHFENILIRGLMEYSFWVPNGSPEYRYCLHESVEECNHTLMFQEMVNRIGMDVPGMPRLLKWLQPLIPLAAGPLPIPFFFGVLAGEEPIDHTQKNVLREGKALHPIMERVMAIHVAEEARHISFAHQYLHKRVPNLRRRQRWILSLFVPLTMRILCSAIIVPPRAFWKEFDIPRSVRKELFFGSPESRKMLRDMFGDVRMLCHDTGLMNPIAKLMWRICKIDGPPSRYRSEPQREHLVSVA, via the coding sequence ATGGCTCGGACCAAGATGGTCAGGCGTTGGCGCAAGAACATGGACGTCAGCGACGACACCCAGTACGTCGAGATGCTCTCCACGCTGTCCGAGGGGTCGGTGCGGCGCAACTTCAACCCGTACAAGGACATCGAGTGGGATTCGCCGGAGTTCGCGGTGACCCCGAACGATCCGCGCTGGATCCTGCCTGCGACCGACCCGATGGGTGGGCACGCGTGGTATCAGGCCCAGCCGGTCGAGCGGCAGATCCAGATCGGCATGTGGCGCCAGGCCAACGTCGCCAAGGTCGGCCTGCACTTCGAGAACATCCTCATCCGCGGCCTGATGGAGTACTCGTTCTGGGTGCCCAACGGCTCGCCGGAATACCGGTACTGCCTGCACGAATCCGTTGAGGAGTGCAACCACACCCTGATGTTCCAGGAGATGGTGAACCGGATCGGCATGGATGTGCCGGGCATGCCGCGGCTGCTCAAGTGGCTGCAGCCGCTCATCCCGCTGGCCGCAGGCCCGCTGCCGATTCCGTTCTTCTTCGGCGTCCTCGCCGGCGAGGAGCCCATCGACCACACGCAGAAGAACGTGCTGCGCGAGGGCAAGGCCCTGCACCCGATCATGGAACGGGTCATGGCGATCCACGTCGCCGAGGAGGCGCGGCACATCTCGTTCGCGCACCAGTACCTGCACAAGCGGGTGCCGAACCTGCGTCGCCGGCAGCGCTGGATCCTGTCGCTGTTCGTGCCGCTGACCATGCGCATCCTGTGTTCGGCCATCATCGTGCCGCCGCGTGCGTTCTGGAAGGAATTCGACATCCCGCGTTCGGTGCGCAAGGAGCTGTTCTTCGGTTCGCCCGAGTCGCGCAAGATGCTGCGGGACATGTTCGGCGACGTCCGGATGCTGTGCCACGACACCGGCCTGATGAACCCGATCGCCAAGCTGATGTGGCGGATCTGCAAGATCGACGGGCCGCCGAGCCGCTACCGTAGCGAGCCGCAGCGCGAGCACCTGGTCTCCGTCGCCTAA
- the sepH gene encoding septation protein SepH produces the protein MRELRVVGLNVDGRRIICESDDSAKDMFSLRVDDRLRAAMRGDKVASNQTESDVEVQNVLRPKEIQAKIRAGASVEQLAEAAGVPVERVERFAHPVLLERARAAELATAAHPVLADGPAVLTLLETVTQALVARGLDPDSIAWDAWRNEDSRWTVQLAWKAGRSDNVAHFRYSPGAHGGTVAASDDAARQLINPDFGRPLRPVAAVPHLFDHHDTHEVQETPAAVPDQFSRPAEPEPAPAPPAPKRSRKARPAVPAWEDVLLGVRSSGTQP, from the coding sequence ATGCGAGAACTCAGAGTCGTTGGTTTGAACGTAGACGGCAGACGCATCATCTGTGAATCCGACGACTCCGCCAAGGACATGTTCAGCTTGCGTGTCGATGACCGGCTCCGCGCAGCGATGCGTGGTGACAAGGTCGCCTCGAATCAGACCGAGAGCGATGTAGAGGTGCAGAACGTGCTGCGACCCAAGGAGATTCAGGCAAAGATTCGCGCCGGAGCGTCGGTCGAGCAATTGGCCGAGGCCGCCGGGGTGCCTGTCGAGCGGGTCGAGCGGTTCGCCCATCCGGTGCTGCTGGAACGCGCCCGTGCGGCCGAACTGGCCACCGCGGCGCATCCGGTGCTGGCCGACGGACCGGCGGTGCTGACGCTGCTGGAGACCGTCACCCAGGCCCTGGTGGCGCGCGGCCTCGACCCCGATTCCATCGCCTGGGATGCCTGGCGCAACGAGGACAGCCGCTGGACCGTGCAGCTGGCATGGAAGGCCGGCCGGTCGGACAACGTCGCACACTTCCGGTACAGCCCGGGAGCTCACGGCGGCACCGTGGCCGCCTCGGATGACGCGGCCCGTCAGCTGATCAACCCCGATTTCGGTCGCCCGCTGCGCCCCGTCGCCGCAGTGCCGCACCTGTTCGACCACCACGACACCCACGAGGTCCAGGAAACGCCTGCCGCGGTGCCCGATCAGTTCAGCCGACCGGCCGAGCCGGAACCCGCGCCCGCTCCCCCGGCACCCAAGCGCAGCCGCAAGGCACGCCCGGCGGTGCCGGCCTGGGAGGACGTGCTGCTGGGCGTGCGGTCGTCCGGCACCCAGCCCTAG
- the map gene encoding type I methionyl aminopeptidase has protein sequence MVNLKTEAQVEAMAAAGAVVADTLRALAAEAAAGLTTTDLDRIAAEILAANGATSPFLDYHPRWAPRPFPAVLCVSVNDAVVHGIPDDTVLADGDLVSVDFGAILNGWCGDAARSFVIGTPRPADAALIEATDAALAAGIAAVRPGNTLGDIGHAIASVAAEAGYGLLANHGGHGIGRTMHEAPHVPNSGRPGEGMALRPGLVIAIEPMLIADGSTGYVHDPDGWTLRSATGARAAHSEHTVAVTTAGARILTL, from the coding sequence GTGGTCAATCTGAAGACCGAAGCCCAGGTAGAGGCGATGGCCGCAGCCGGCGCTGTGGTGGCCGACACATTACGTGCGCTTGCTGCCGAGGCCGCCGCAGGCCTCACCACCACCGATTTGGACCGGATCGCGGCTGAGATCCTGGCCGCCAACGGCGCCACGTCGCCATTCCTCGACTACCACCCGCGCTGGGCGCCCAGGCCGTTCCCCGCAGTGCTGTGCGTGAGCGTCAACGACGCCGTGGTGCACGGCATCCCCGACGACACCGTCCTGGCCGACGGCGACCTGGTGTCGGTGGATTTCGGAGCGATCCTGAACGGCTGGTGCGGCGATGCCGCCCGCAGCTTCGTGATCGGCACACCGCGGCCGGCCGACGCCGCGTTGATCGAGGCCACGGATGCGGCGCTGGCCGCCGGGATCGCCGCGGTGCGGCCCGGCAACACGTTGGGCGACATCGGTCACGCGATCGCGTCGGTGGCCGCCGAGGCCGGGTACGGCCTGCTCGCCAACCACGGCGGGCACGGCATCGGCCGGACCATGCACGAAGCACCGCACGTCCCCAACTCGGGACGGCCCGGGGAGGGCATGGCCCTGCGGCCCGGCCTGGTGATCGCGATCGAACCGATGCTGATCGCCGACGGCAGCACGGGCTATGTCCACGACCCCGACGGGTGGACGCTGCGCAGCGCCACCGGAGCCCGCGCCGCACACAGCGAGCACACTGTGGCCGTCACCACTGCCGGCGCCCGAATTTTGACGCTGTAG
- the serC gene encoding phosphoserine transaminase: MAELIIPADLLPRDGRFGCGPSKVRPEQLTALAAAGDLFGTSHRQAPIKNLVGRVRDGLRELFSVPDGYEVILGNGGSTAFWDAAAFGLIDKKSLHLTYGEFSAKFASCVAKNPFIGDPIIVKTDPGTAPEPQSDPSVDVVAWAHNETSTGVAVPVQRPAGDALVLIDATSAAGGLPVDIADTDAYYFAPQKNFAGDGGLWLAIVSPAALARIEAIGASDRWVPDFLSLPIAVENSLKNQTYNTPAIATLILLAEQLDWLNGNGGLDWAVKRTADSSQRLYSWAEAASFATPFVTDPALRSQVVGTIDFSDSVDAAAVAKVLRANGVVDTEPYRKLGRNQLRIGMFPAVEPDDVSALTSCVDWVVENL; encoded by the coding sequence ATGGCTGAACTGATCATCCCCGCCGACTTGTTGCCCCGCGACGGCCGTTTCGGATGTGGCCCCTCCAAGGTCCGCCCCGAGCAACTGACCGCGCTGGCCGCTGCCGGGGATCTGTTCGGCACGTCCCACCGGCAGGCGCCGATCAAGAATCTCGTCGGTCGCGTCCGCGACGGGCTGCGCGAGCTGTTCTCGGTTCCCGACGGCTACGAGGTGATCCTCGGCAACGGCGGCTCGACCGCTTTCTGGGACGCCGCGGCCTTCGGTCTGATCGACAAGAAATCGCTGCACCTGACCTATGGCGAGTTCAGCGCCAAGTTCGCCTCGTGCGTGGCGAAGAACCCCTTCATCGGCGACCCGATCATCGTCAAGACCGACCCGGGCACCGCGCCGGAGCCGCAGTCCGACCCGTCGGTGGACGTCGTCGCCTGGGCGCACAACGAAACCTCTACCGGTGTCGCGGTGCCGGTGCAGCGTCCGGCCGGCGATGCGCTGGTACTCATCGACGCCACCTCTGCCGCCGGCGGCCTGCCCGTCGACATCGCCGATACCGACGCGTATTACTTTGCGCCGCAGAAGAATTTCGCCGGTGACGGCGGCCTGTGGCTGGCCATCGTCAGCCCCGCGGCGCTGGCCCGGATCGAGGCGATCGGCGCATCCGACCGCTGGGTGCCGGACTTCCTGTCGCTGCCCATCGCGGTGGAGAACAGCCTCAAGAACCAGACCTACAACACCCCGGCCATCGCCACGCTGATCCTGCTCGCCGAGCAGCTCGACTGGCTCAACGGCAACGGCGGACTGGACTGGGCGGTCAAGCGCACCGCCGACTCTTCGCAGCGGCTGTACTCGTGGGCCGAGGCAGCGAGCTTCGCCACTCCGTTCGTCACCGATCCGGCGCTGCGCTCGCAGGTGGTCGGCACCATCGACTTCAGCGATTCGGTGGACGCGGCCGCGGTCGCCAAGGTGCTGCGGGCCAACGGGGTCGTGGACACCGAGCCGTACCGCAAGCTGGGCCGTAACCAGTTGCGGATCGGCATGTTCCCGGCCGTGGAGCCCGACGATGTGAGCGCCCTGACCAGCTGCGTCGACTGGGTCGTCGAAAACCTCTGA
- a CDS encoding 4Fe-4S binding protein, with the protein MPHVITQSCCSDGSCVYACPVNCIHPSPDEPGFATAEMLYIDPDACVDCGACVSACPVGAIEADTRLTEKQLPFIELNAAFYPKREGKLPPTSKLAPVIAAPKVEARGGTPLTVAIVGSGPAAMYAADELLTQRGVRVNVFEKLPTPYGLVRAGVAPDHQSTKRVTRLFDVIGKQPGFKFFLNVEVGQHLSHADLLEHHHAVLYAVGAPNDRRLAIDGMDLAGTGTATEMVAWINGHPEFTDLPVDLSHERVVIVGNGNVAFDVARILTTDPDVLARTDISDHALAALRTSKVSEVVIAARRGPAESAFTLPELIGLTAGCDVVLDEADHQLVAADLARETDPLTRNKLEILAKLGNASAPLTRPRIRLAYRLTPQRVLGEDRVSGIEFGVTGTDEVRTLDAGLVLTSIGYRGKAIADLPFDDDAAVVPNDAGRVRDAVGAYVAGWIKRGPTGFIGTNKSCAAQTVHQLVDDYNAGVLTDPVHKAAALEKLVRTRQPAMVDAAGWQAIDAAEIARGGEDRPRDKFTSVDEMVAVAAAAPKPTMRQRVLAGLR; encoded by the coding sequence ATGCCCCATGTGATCACCCAGTCGTGTTGTAGCGACGGGTCCTGTGTCTACGCGTGCCCGGTGAACTGCATCCATCCGTCACCGGATGAGCCGGGCTTCGCGACGGCCGAGATGCTCTACATCGATCCCGATGCCTGTGTGGACTGTGGCGCGTGCGTCAGCGCGTGCCCGGTCGGCGCGATCGAGGCCGATACCCGGCTGACGGAGAAGCAGCTGCCGTTCATCGAGCTCAACGCGGCCTTCTACCCGAAGCGCGAAGGCAAGCTGCCGCCGACGTCCAAGCTGGCGCCGGTCATCGCGGCGCCGAAGGTGGAGGCGCGCGGGGGCACGCCGCTGACGGTGGCGATCGTGGGTTCCGGCCCGGCGGCCATGTACGCGGCCGACGAGTTGCTGACGCAGCGGGGCGTGCGGGTCAACGTCTTCGAGAAGCTGCCTACCCCCTACGGGCTGGTGCGCGCCGGCGTCGCGCCGGACCACCAGAGCACCAAGCGGGTGACGCGACTGTTCGACGTCATCGGCAAGCAACCGGGGTTCAAGTTCTTCCTCAACGTCGAGGTGGGCCAGCACCTGTCGCATGCCGACCTGCTGGAGCACCATCACGCCGTGCTGTACGCGGTGGGTGCGCCCAACGATCGTCGCCTCGCCATCGACGGTATGGACCTGGCCGGCACCGGGACGGCCACCGAGATGGTGGCGTGGATCAACGGGCATCCCGAGTTCACCGATCTGCCCGTGGACCTGAGCCACGAGCGGGTGGTCATCGTGGGCAACGGCAACGTCGCATTCGACGTGGCCCGGATCCTCACCACCGATCCGGATGTGTTGGCCCGCACCGACATCTCCGATCATGCGCTCGCGGCCCTGCGTACCTCGAAGGTTTCCGAGGTGGTGATCGCGGCCCGCCGCGGTCCCGCGGAGTCGGCCTTCACCCTGCCTGAGCTGATCGGTCTGACCGCCGGCTGTGACGTCGTGCTCGACGAGGCCGATCACCAGTTGGTGGCGGCGGATCTGGCCCGCGAGACGGACCCGTTGACACGTAACAAGCTGGAGATCCTGGCCAAGCTCGGCAACGCCTCCGCACCGCTGACCCGGCCGCGGATCCGGCTGGCCTACCGGCTGACCCCGCAGCGCGTCCTCGGTGAGGATCGCGTGAGTGGCATCGAGTTCGGTGTCACCGGGACAGACGAGGTGCGCACGCTCGACGCCGGGCTGGTGCTTACCTCGATCGGTTACCGCGGCAAGGCAATTGCCGATCTGCCGTTCGACGACGACGCGGCCGTCGTGCCCAACGACGCCGGGCGCGTCCGTGACGCGGTGGGTGCCTACGTGGCGGGCTGGATCAAGCGCGGGCCCACCGGTTTCATCGGCACCAACAAGTCATGCGCGGCGCAGACCGTGCACCAGCTGGTCGACGATTACAACGCCGGTGTCCTCACCGATCCGGTGCACAAGGCCGCCGCGCTGGAGAAGCTGGTGCGGACCCGCCAGCCCGCGATGGTCGACGCCGCCGGGTGGCAGGCGATCGACGCCGCCGAGATCGCCCGTGGTGGCGAGGACCGGCCGCGCGACAAGTTCACCTCGGTCGACGAGATGGTCGCGGTCGCCGCGGCGGCACCGAAACCGACTATGCGGCAACGGGTTCTGGCGGGGCTGCGCTGA